One window of the Colletotrichum destructivum chromosome 4, complete sequence genome contains the following:
- a CDS encoding Putative heterokaryon incompatibility — MPLCKLCTSIPLENLPPFPQENFRRTLSGYPRFHHMVLKRDLHKKDTPLKQFGVQYHADLDSLCKAASGGCELCQAVEKEANALIEEIATLPQPRLGVMQCEPSWDMWLTRRSESEGTRSGDGLWVVTRSSWESDNWLVPVASIVFASDEDDPRSSGSRDRVLREVPDQTTLNHVTNWLKKCNEHPHCHSRDKSSLPTRLLDVGTADSASSTIKLVEPDSDLCDRYITLSYCWGQGAKHFTTTSETLHAHKEGISLEALPQTLRDAVIMTRTLGVRYLWIDSLCICQDDLKDWERESAQMAAVYANSYLTLAATKSSDVNGGLLSARKPRSYFQLSRGGSGTDDGYILAAVVPLDKEIIPEYHMKMKDEPLSKRAWGLQERALARRILHFGSEQLYWECLEGFESEEGVKLPYRLPCINPDEDVIAHVDKVTQRNAELHKGLDRSGSSLRSWPQILWEYGPRELTDPADKLPAISGVAKTFSKILDDEYLAGLWRKSLIEGLCWQPLSCKVAPGGYRAPSWSWAAVDGVPATGFLAEGEPQAQVLDAKVEIDGDNPFGRVKDGWIKLEAPLIKMVLSENKGPVGHLLLRSNGWADDVHEMLDTMDGRSEEAETFFKSKDVYAVVLAFVYGHPLEPDPERKHGTAHALLVTPDHDRPGCMKRIGMMLRDAKNFGTEELASSRSTITLV, encoded by the exons ATGCCTTTGTGCAAGCTCTGTACCTCCATACCATTGGAGAACCTCCCTCCGTTCCCACAGGAGAACTTCCGAAGGACTCTCAGCGGGTATCCTCGTTTTCACCACATGGTTCTGAAACGCGACCTTCACAAGAAGGACACACCGCTCAAGCAGTTCGGCGTTCAGTATCATGCTGATCTGGACAGTCTCTGCAAGGCTGCATCTGGCGGATGTGAGCTCTGCCAGGCGGTCGAAAAGGAAGCAAATGCGTTAATCGAAGAGATTGCCACCCTTCCCCAGCCGCGATTGGGGGTGATGCAGTGTGAGCCCAGCTGGGATATGTGGCTGACGAGACGCTCCGAGTCCGAGGGTACTAGAAGTGGCGATGGTCTCTGGGTTGTTACTAGGAGCTCATGGGAAAGCGACAACTGGCTGGTGCCCGTCGCATCTATCGTATTTGCTTCTGATGAAG ATGATCCTCGCTCTTCCGGCTCGCGAGACCGCGTATTGCGAGAGGTCCCCGACCAGACGACTCTCAACCATGTCACCAACTGGCTCAAGAAATGCAACGAACACCCACACTGTCATAGCCGCGACAAGTCGTCTTTGCCAACTCGTCTCCTCGATGTTGGCACCGCAGATTCTgcctcctccaccatcaAACTCGTCGAGCCGGATTCCGACCTTTGCGACCGTTATATAACCCTCAGTTACTGCTGGGGACAGGGGGCAAAACACTTCACGACAACCAGCGAGACTCTACACGCCCACAAAGAGGGTATCAGCCTCGAGGCGCTTCCGCAGACTCTTCGGGACGCCGTGATCATGACCCGCACCCTAGGAGTCCGGTATCTTTGGATTGATAGCTTGTGCATCTGCCAGGACGACTTGAAGGATTGGGAACGAGAGTCCGCCCAAATGGCCGCCGTTTATGCGAACTCTTATCTGACTCTCGCCGCCACAAAATCGTCTGACGTCAACGGTGGTCTTCTTTCAGCACGGAAACCAAGGTCCTACTTCCAGCTTTCTCGTGGCGGTTCCGGCACAGACGACGGATACATTCTTGCAGCGGTCGTCCCCCTTGACAAGGAAATTATTCCCGAGTATCACATGAAGATGAAAGATGAGCCGTTGTCCAAGCGAGCCTGGGGTCTCCAAGAACGTGCCCTCGCTCGTCGTATCCTACACTTCGGGAGCGAGCAGCTGTACTGGGAGTGTCTGGAGGGGTTCGAGTCCGAAGAGGGCGTCAAGCTACCATACCGGCTTCCCTGCATCAAccccgacgaggacgtcaTTGCCCATGTCGACAAGGTTACGCAAAGGAATGCAGAGCTCCACAAGGGGTTGGACCGCTCCGGTTCGTCATTGCGGTCATGGCCACAAATCCTTTGGGAATATGGCCCGCGCGAGCTGACGGACCCGGCGGACAAGCTGCCAGCCATCTCTGGAGTGGCCAAGACGTTCAGCAAGATACTCGACGACGAGTATCTCGCCGGCCTCTGGCGAAAATCGCTAATCGAGGGCCTCTGCTGGCAGCCCCTGTCGTGCAAAGTTGCCCCCGGGGGGTACCGCGCTCCGTCGTGGTCCTGGGCAGCGGTGGACGGCGTACCCGCCACGGGCTTCTTGGCCGAGGGAGAGCCCCAGGCCCAGGTTCTCGATGCAAAAGTCGAGATAGACGGCGACAATCCCTTCGGTCGCGTCAAAGACGGCTGGATCAAGCTCGAGGCCCCCCTCATCAAGATGGTTCTGTCTGAAAACAAGGGACCCGTAGGCCACCTGCTACTGCGGAGCAACGGATGGGCCGACGATGTCCATGAGATGCTCGACACCATGGACGGGAGGTCCGAGGAAGCCGAGACGTTTTTCAAGTCGAAGGATGTGTATGCCGTCGTCCTTGCTTTCGTATATGGTCATCCCTTAGAGCCTGACCCAGAGCGCAAGCACGGAACGGCTCATGCGCTACTCGTCACTCCCGACCATGATCGTCCGGGATGCATGAAGAGGATCGGGATGATGTTGCGGGATGCGAAGAACTTTGGAACCGAAGAGCTAGCctcttccaggtcgacgatCACTTTGGTTTGA